The following DNA comes from Ornithinimicrobium avium.
CGGTCCCGTCGCCGACCTCCTCACCGTTGAAGAGCATGGGCGCCTCGTCCTTCTCGCCCTCGCCGATGACGACCACCCCGTCCATGGCGACGGAGGAGATGACCTTGCGCATGGCCTCCACGGCCGCGTTGTCGGCGAGGTTCTTGTCGCCCCGGCCGACCCAGCGGCCGGCCGCCAGCGCCGCCGCCTCGGTGACGCGGACGAGCTCCATCGCCAGGTTCCGGTCGGGGAGCACCTGCTCGGTGCTCGGACGCTGGGTGGCGGGTTGGGGCGTGGTCATGACGGGACTCCTTCGTCGTCGGCGCTGCTCGTCCGCAGCCTATCGGTCCGGGGTCCGGGAGTCGCGGGCGCGGATGCGACGATGGTGGGGTGAGCGACCCCACTCCGCCCAGCAGCGACCCGCACGTCCGGGACGGGTCTGCGGGACCCGACCCCGCGGACGGCCGACGCCGGCGGCTTGCCTCCTACTCGGTGCAGAACATGGTGTGGTCGGTGCTGGCGGTGGGGGCGGTCGTGCTGGCCTGGTGGTCGCTGACCTTCAACCCCGCGGAGTCGCAGCGGCGTCCTCCCGAGGTCACCCAGACGGCGAACTACGTCGTCGAGCAGGCGCCGTGGCCGGTGTGGGTGCCCGCGCCGGGCGACGGCTGGACCCCCACGGTGGTGCTCTACGAGCCGCTCGAGGAGGTGCAGACCTGGCACATCTCCTACGTATCCCCCGACGGGGAGTACGTCGCGCTGCACCAGGCCGCTGACGTCACCGACGCGTGGCGCGCTGCGGTCCTCGGCGACGCCCGGCCGGTCGGTGAGGTCGAGCTCGGCGGCCCGGACGGTGAGCAGGTCTGGGAGGAGTACGCCGGGGAGCCGCAGGGCAACGCCGAGCACGCCTACGTCCTCGGGCCGGAGGTGACCGGCGGCACGACCGTCGTGGTGCACGGCACCGCCGACCAGGCGGAGTTCGAGGAGTTCCTCGACACGGTCCAGGCTCGCGAGTAGTCCACGGGCAGGATGCTGCTGGCCGGCTAGGAGTCCTGGTCCTCCTCGGTGTCGTCCTCGTCGGCCCCGTCGGTCGTGGCCCCGTCGGTCGCTGCTGCTGGACCCCCGCCGGCGCTGCGGTCCAGGGTCTCCTGGGCGAGGTCGAGCTTGGCCTGGCAGTGCGCGGCCAGCTGCTCGCCACGCTCCCACAGCAGCATCGACTCCTCCAGCGGCACGGCGCCGGACTCGATCCTGGCCACCAGCGCGACGAGCTCGTCGCGCGCCTGCTCGTAGGTCAGCTCGCCCACCGGCGCGGGATCCTGTGAGGTCTGCGTCATCCGGTCAGACTAACCGCCGCGGACCTCACTGACCGGGGCGCACCGGCCAGGGCGTCGAGGTGCCGATCCCCGCGGCCGGGCATAGCGTGGTCGTCGGACCGACCCCCCGAGGTCGGCAGGACGACAGGAGACCCGATGAGCGACCAGCGGCACCAGTTCAGTACCGACGAGGCGGGGGAACGGGACGAGAACCAGCCGGGGCTGCCCGACGAGCCCGCCCGGCCCGGGCCCGGGACGACACCGGGCCCCGGCGGGACGCCCGGGCCCGGACCGGAGCCCGCGCCGGGCCCGGCACCCCAGGAGCCGCCTCGGCCCAGCGAGCCGGCGCCCGCCCCCGGCGGCCCGACCCGGCCGAGCGACCCGGCCGAGCGACCCCGGCGAGCCCGGGCCGTCGCCGTCACCGGTGCCGGACGAGCCGGCGCCGCAGACCGACCCGACCCGGGACTGAGGCCTCAGGCGGGGGTGGCGACGGGGCGCACCGCGAAGTCGCCCCGGGCCACCGTCACCCGCAGCACCTCCTCGACCTCGACCTCCTCGCGGTCGCGCACGATGGACCCGTCACGGTGCCGCACCACGGCGTAGCCGCGCTCCAGGGTCTGCTGTGGGGACACGGCGCGCAGGTGTCGCACCAGTCCGGCCGTGCGGTCGCGCTCACGGTCCAGCCGGTCCTGCGCGCTGCGCCGTGACCGGGCCAGGAGCGCCTCGATCTCGGTGCGGTGCTGGGCCACGATGGCGGCGCGGTCGGCCATGACCGGGCGGCTCATCAGCGCGGTGATCCGCTCCCGCTCGGTCGCCACGCGGCGCACCATCGCCTGGCGCGCCCGGCGGCGGACGGTGGCCAGGCCCTGCAGCTCGTCGGCCACGTCCGGCACGATCGCGGCGGCGGCGTGCGTCGGGGTGGACGCCCTGAGGTCGGCGACGAAGTCGAGCAGCGGGGTGTCGCTCTCGTGCCCGATGGCCGAGACGACCGGGGTGCGTGCCTCCGCCACGGCGCGGACGAGGGCCTCGTTGCTGAAGGGCAGCAGGTCCTCGAAGGAACCCCCGCCGCGTGCCACGACGATGACCTCGACCTCGGGATGGGCGTCGAGCTCGCGCAGGGCGCCGGTGACCGCGGCCACGGTGTCGGCGCCCTGGACGGCGACCTGACGGACCTCGACGCGGGCGGCCGGCCACCGCCGGTGCACCCCCGCCAGGACGTCGCGCTCGGCCGCGGTGGCGCGTCCGGTGATCAGCCCGATCCGGGCCGGGAGGAAGGGCAGCGGGCGCTTCCGGCCGACGTCGAACAGGCCCTCGCTGCGCAGCAGCTGCTTGAGGTGCTCGAGCCGGGCGAGCAGCTCTCCCACCCCGACGTGGCGCATCTGCCGGGCCTCGAGCTGCAGCGTGCCGCGCTTGGTCCAGAAGGTGGGCTTGGCGTGGACGACGACGCGCGCGCCCTGCTGGGGCGGGGACGGCATGGCGTCGAGGGCACCGGTCGGGATGGCCACGGACAGGGACATGTCGACGTCGGTGTCGCGCAGGGTGAGGAAGGCGGTCTTCATCCCGGGTCGACGGTTGAGCTGGACGATCTGCCCCTCCACCCACAACGGGGACATCTTGTCCACGTAGTCGCTGATCTTCATCGACAGCGTGCGGACCGGCCACGGGGAGGACGCCGTCGTCTCCCGGGCGGTCGGGGGCAGCGAGGTCGAGGTCACGTGCCTAGCCTAGGGAGCGTGGACGACATCCTCGCGCAGCCGCGCCTCGTCCTCGTGCACGGCACGAGGATGGACGCCCGGCAGTGGGACCCCTACCGCCGGCTGCTCCCCGGTCTCGAGGTCGTGGCGGTGGATCTGCCCGGCCACGGCAGCCGGGTGGGGGAGCCGTTCACCACCGACGCCGCTGTGGACGTCATCGCCGACGCCGTGGAGGGCGTCGCGCGCGGCCGTCGGGTGGTGCTCGTGGGTCACAGCCTGGGCGGCTACATGGCCACCGTGTATGCCGCTCGCCGCCCGGGCCACCTGGCCGGGCTCGTGCTCGTGGGCGCCACCGCAGACCCCGCCAGCCGGCTCTCGGGCGTCTACCGCGGGTTCGCGCGGGTGCTTCCCCGGGTCGGTGCCGAGAGGATGGCACGCGTGGCCAACGGGCTCATGCGCTGGCTCGGCGCCCGCGGCGAGATCGTCGCGGCCCTCCCCGGCGGCGAGGCCTACGCGGCCCTGCCCGACGCGTGGCAGGCGGTGATGGAGGACTGCGGGCCGGGGCTCCTCGGTGACGTGGACTGCCCGGTCCTCCTCGTCAACGGCGGGCTGGACCAGATGCGCGTCCACGTCCGCCGCTACGCCGAGGCGG
Coding sequences within:
- a CDS encoding DUF4245 domain-containing protein; its protein translation is MSDPTPPSSDPHVRDGSAGPDPADGRRRRLASYSVQNMVWSVLAVGAVVLAWWSLTFNPAESQRRPPEVTQTANYVVEQAPWPVWVPAPGDGWTPTVVLYEPLEEVQTWHISYVSPDGEYVALHQAADVTDAWRAAVLGDARPVGEVELGGPDGEQVWEEYAGEPQGNAEHAYVLGPEVTGGTTVVVHGTADQAEFEEFLDTVQARE
- a CDS encoding exodeoxyribonuclease VII small subunit encodes the protein MTQTSQDPAPVGELTYEQARDELVALVARIESGAVPLEESMLLWERGEQLAAHCQAKLDLAQETLDRSAGGGPAAATDGATTDGADEDDTEEDQDS
- the xseA gene encoding exodeoxyribonuclease VII large subunit; translated protein: MTSTSLPPTARETTASSPWPVRTLSMKISDYVDKMSPLWVEGQIVQLNRRPGMKTAFLTLRDTDVDMSLSVAIPTGALDAMPSPPQQGARVVVHAKPTFWTKRGTLQLEARQMRHVGVGELLARLEHLKQLLRSEGLFDVGRKRPLPFLPARIGLITGRATAAERDVLAGVHRRWPAARVEVRQVAVQGADTVAAVTGALRELDAHPEVEVIVVARGGGSFEDLLPFSNEALVRAVAEARTPVVSAIGHESDTPLLDFVADLRASTPTHAAAAIVPDVADELQGLATVRRRARQAMVRRVATERERITALMSRPVMADRAAIVAQHRTEIEALLARSRRSAQDRLDRERDRTAGLVRHLRAVSPQQTLERGYAVVRHRDGSIVRDREEVEVEEVLRVTVARGDFAVRPVATPA
- a CDS encoding alpha/beta fold hydrolase, with protein sequence MDDILAQPRLVLVHGTRMDARQWDPYRRLLPGLEVVAVDLPGHGSRVGEPFTTDAAVDVIADAVEGVARGRRVVLVGHSLGGYMATVYAARRPGHLAGLVLVGATADPASRLSGVYRGFARVLPRVGAERMARVANGLMRWLGARGEIVAALPGGEAYAALPDAWQAVMEDCGPGLLGDVDCPVLLVNGGLDQMRVHVRRYAEAAREARVVTVPHATHLLPLTHPDALAALLLEAAAPGSGAGPLPTMDR